The Tubulanus polymorphus chromosome 4, tnTubPoly1.2, whole genome shotgun sequence genomic interval TTGAATTGCTCGATCGCGTTTGCTGCCTAAATACAAACACACACAAATAACTATAGATTAAAACTAATtatgtaaaattaaaaattggtTTTTAGTAGGAACTAGTTTCATATTTGGAGGTAATCGTGATGTTGGAGGGGTCTAAACTATCGTTTAGCAAAAAAACACACTGTATCTGAAAAGGAAGTATGTTATTCGAAGAAATTTCGCAGAGTGACTTTGAGTGAAGTTCGGCCCACAACCACGTCCCCAAAATTACGGTACATATTACGGTCCAGTCTTAACGACACCAAACTAAAAACGTCCATATATTGTGAATCCTGGATTGTCTGGTGGAACGCGGCCTGAGTGTCGTTGATGACGAAATGCCCTTTTTATGAGTGACTGATTGAAACTGAAGATGCATTTTTCTCGTAGAAATAATACACTCGGAACAATCTGACTGTGTTTGATTATGAATGATGAGGTTAACCACGAGGAAGAAGAGAGTTCGTTAGTTTGTTGTTAATCCTACGCGCTAGAATCGTAAGGATGAACAATTAGTGAAGAGTTCTGGCAGTAGCAGCGAGCTGATAGTTGTGTAGTTGTGCTGTAATTACCTCCAGTATCGGAATGCAGTTCGCGGGTTCACGCCGTACCTCTCAACTATTACTCTCCCAATGCGCCGAGTGCTGGCCCATTTTAAATCTACGAGGACATGTTTATATTAggaatcaaaataaaacaaaacatttaaacCCGGTCGGTTTTTTGCCAGGCGTGAAATATTCTAGGGGTGTTATCAAAAGATTAGTCAtaataacattttattcaGCGTGTAGGTGGGAACAGGAAAAACCGTGTCAAATCGATGTATCACACATGTTAAATTTTAAATCGAAAGAATTTTAATAACCGTAGACATTTAACGAGGCAATTTATTCCATTCATATGGCGTGAATTCAGTAACACAAACAGTTCTCGGAGAAAAATGACTCcagagttaaaacattataaAGGAACTAATTTTATCGCGAGTAAAACTTAACCTATAACCGTGGAACTGGTAAAACACGAACAACTAAAACAATAGGGTCAAAGTGAATGAGGAACTAGCATCCACAATTTAAACCCGTGCAAAAGGcggaatattttgaataatcaTCAATCCTCTTGTTCTGATTTCACCGCTATATAGGGGATGTAGCCCTATTTAAAAACCTAATCAGAGTTGATCGTATGTCATTCCATCCCGTGGATTCTGAATGTAGGATTCGGCTGGGGAATGGGTTTAAGGAGGGATCGTCGGAGAAAATGACAAAAGGTCCATTTCACGGAGCGCATTTTAGAACCGTCCCAGTTTTGTAAGAGCTGATTTAGTTTATTCGAGTCTTGTAATTTCGATGCAATCAGTCAAGTCCACGGAATGAGAGATCTCACGTTTTAGGAGCAAACATTTATTCAAACTGAATATGCATCATTTCGGACCCAGATTTGTGcacaaatatttatacacgATAACctgaaatgtttgaattctTTGCCGATAAATAAAATGCCAGCAGCAGCCGCCGCCACTGATTGCGCGCGCGAGAAAGAGGCCGGCGAAATTAGCCGGGACCATCTGAGTTCAAACTGACAAGAAACAATCGTGAAATTGTAAGTAATTAACCTGTCAATCattaatcaatcaatttgaatttttaacgGACATTTAGTCTATTATCTATAAATAAGTTCAGTAGCGGCGCGGCGGTACGTGTAAACTATAAAGCCTTCTCTGATCTGAAGCGCTTCTTCGAATTTTTATCGAGTCGAATATTTTTTAGCCCATCAATAACGCCGAGAGACTATAAACAAGTAGGTCTTGTCTTGAACGATGACGTCAGCAGTTCATATCCCACCCGGGTTGCCGACATTCGGGGGTAAGTTTGATAAAGCTCGGGTGGGCTGAGAAGAGTAGAGGGCATGTACTGAGTTTGACGACTTTTTATTAAACTCACTcttttttcgttgttttccTCTGAATATATTATCTGTATAGGTTTCATCATATCTTCTAGTGTGTCGACTAACGCGTCCACTTGCGCGGCTTCAATTCTGTTTCTACCGGACAGTCCTGAAACATAACCTAACACCAATTAACCCTGCGCGTACAATCAGCCGACCGCTGGAGTGTAGATGAATTGGTATCCGTATTCCGAGACTAGTTTATTTGCAATCTACACTAAACTGAGTTTCGAGGCTCCCGAACCCAAATATCACGAAACCAGTCACAAATAGCTACGATATTGCCCGTACTAGAAGATGTTTGGTGAGTTTTTCCCTGAAAATGGTTTAAGCcaaagaaaaaattgaaattaaaattgaAGGACAGTTACTAAGCAACTACTAGTGCCACCTGGTGAAATTGGTGGTTTTGCATAATTACCGTGTTCAGTGGCTATGAATCTCGCTATTGCGTACGTCTGATTAATTTGTTTGCCATCAACCTCTAAGATCGGTACCTGTCCAAAATGCAACGCTGCaattgataagaaaaaaaaacgaacggTCAGTAATTCGTATCAGACTCGTGATTAAGCCATTCATTTAAATATGCAGGTTTGATAAAGGTTGTAGTCGTCGCAATATTCCAAGGTCGAGTTGTCGGTTACGATGCCGTACATTGTCTTTTCGTACGTAATTTTATCGACAATAATGGTAACGTGGTTACGTGATCACGTGGTTTACTCGCGGGGCGGAAGGCGTGGATGTTGGAGAGTTGAACTCCACCAGCGCCGCCGGTAAAATCAACCTCTTACATACAACGGCATAATCTAatacagatatatattatcGTGGAGTAAAATAAAACACTCCCTATCGATACTTAATCACGGAGTAGCATTCCTACCTTAGGATTCGATACAAATTCAAAAGCATCTAAATCTCGGGACCCAGTTGCACAATATAGGTTTGACTCGAAGCCGCACCTAATTCGAACAAAATTGGACCAGCGAAATTGGTCTGAGGTCAGCGAAGTTTGAGATGAGCACAGGGAAATATAGATAGACAAGTCAGagaaaataatttaatttttgtcTGATTTAGTCGAAATTCCCAGTGGGCAAATCCGACCGAAAATGAATAACAAACgttactgaaaatgaactaattctaactcagaactgtgacTGTGGTACTGGATGCAATGAGCGCAAACCATGGTTTCTTCGATTTTATTATTGATACGTAAGTTGTAGCACTTTGACAACCTGGGGAGAGAGTCACTGTCGTCACCGCCGCCTGGAGCACTAATTATCGCCGCCTGGAGCACTAATTACGTGCCGTCGACTTAAGATATCCACAGTGATTTCCCATTAGTTGAATAGACAACGTCACTTTATCAGTTTAGCATCAAACACGGTAAATATTGAACTAAATGTCAAGCGGTGACGACAGAAGTACGTTGTGTGCGTGCGCGTGCTATCTGCCGAGGTGACAGAGACCTTGGTAAAATTGACGGTGTCTTGTGCACCGAAAAACATCGTCAAAAACATCTTTTGACCGACTATCATTCATTTGAAGAGAGACCCACAATGATGAAGAACAGCTGAAGGAGCATCTGACACTTCGACGAATCAATTCTATGAGCAAATTTCAAAACCAATTTCTatcagttttaaaaatagCGCAGGACCCTACTCGATGTGGGGCTGGGAAACGGGCTGTAAAGATGATATTTCTCATGTCGAATCATCGGCTGTACATCCAAGGGTTCAGTTTTACAATCAGGGTTATCTAGTGATGTAACCACAAGATAACCCTGATTGTATTGAAGCCTATCTAAAAACAATGAGGGACCAGTTTTAAGGGATTTAAGAGCACTCTCTGACCTAGGTCAAgattgtgcaactgggccAGAGAGAGCCAAACAGTTTCATTATATACTCAtaatacaacaacaacaacaatgaaACTATAAGTCGTTCTGTGAAACGGGCCTATAGGTATCCCCCCATTCTAGCCCAGTACGGAGGTTGTTACCCTTGATTATCATTTAATAAGCTCTTTCGTTGCCGACTCGTGATAATTTCTAAGTCAACCGTTTTCTATATTCGTGTTTTGTTATTAATCAGTTATGAACACATATCAGGCGCACTACGCGTTCATTTGTCGGTCGCGATTTACAGCGATATTCGTAACGGGATCAAAGATCACCTGGTGCGAACTGTTGTATAATTATCGTATTCTTCCGCATTCCGATCTCGATTAAAACCGCGGCCAATAATAATTACCAGGTGCGTAAAAAGCTAatcaaatatagaaaaaaaaacagcgtAAAATACAGcatgagggagagagagaaagagagagaaagagtgATACACGAAGCAGATTAGTCTTTCATATGTATAATGGATAAAAAACCTGATTCCAGGAAAAGCGTATTTTCGTAATTACGCGGTTCACGAGTATAGAATAACTTAACAGATATCGCCGTGGTGGTTTATAATTAATATGTAAAAAGGTGAAGAATTTTAAAAGTGAAATACTTCGCGGCGCGAGTTTTCTTGTGGGAGGCGGTAAGGCGCTGTACTGTCGCCTCCGCGTTAGATATTTACCTCGGTAGAATTATGTGTAATGAAATTAAAACGAATACAGATATCAGTCGGGTCCGGTTTCACGAAACATTGAAATTTAGAAAGTATTCTAGGattcaattctttttttgacgccgtaaaaaccttTACAATaaggtttatatacattgataccgaGTATGTGAGTTCTGTGTGATTCCTagcgcactacgtcatcaatattggcgtttcaaaataacaacttTTATAATTGTTAATCTAGGTGTTTATTTTGTGATAAATCATAACtcatttaatttttgaagatttttaATAGCTTTTTTTGAGAGGATGCACTACTTTGTCAATATATATCGGGGCTGAACTGGCTAGAGTATTTTAGTGTTTGTTTTATATCATCTATTGTCGAcaatgtgttatttttcaaggcgtcaataaacttcaAAACCTTAGTTTTCTTGTCGTAAATGCGGACTCAACATTTGTCGATAAAGATTGACTTTGAGATTCATTTCCGATTATAACTATTAGTACAAAAATCGTCAAAACACCTTGTAATACAGGAACGGACGAGGATTCCGGAATACTGGACGATAAAACATTCCAGTAGTGAACTTCTGCAAGCtgtgaaatgatatttttagtcaAACATGTTGAATATTCCAATGCCAAATATTCACTGATAACAGTAGAATTTTGGTCCTATTTCCTGggatattagaaaaataaaaaaggcacGATAAAAGCAGTACTTTTCGTGCGACTATTCAGTCGTATCAATCGAATGTTTCTATGATTGTGTAAACCGATCTATCGAAGGACAGAATACAAATCATATTATGCGTATCAGATGTTTTTACGTGTTGATTACAGCTGGTAGCTATAGCTAGTACAAACCCGTGTCGAATATAACGCATTTGCACttaatatattcaataaattatccGTTATGATTAAGCTGTCATTAACTGCTGCTAAGCCATTTTTAGGAGACGTGACAATACTCGACAACGTCCCCGCAGAACCGTTGTTTACAAACAGGCATAATCAACGACACTTGTTGATAGGCCTCTAAAGTCAACGATGTCCTTCACGATACGGAAAACACGACCATAAACATGGACAGTGGTTTTATCACTTGACTATGACAGCTCCGCTTGTTTGTGTCCGCTGGGTCACTAAATACTGATTTGCACTGGATCAACTTGCTGACAGAGCAAATCGACTTGGAGGACACGACCACCCCACGGAGTTAATCGTCAGTCACTCATCCAGTCACAATACTCTACTTCTGAACAATACTTCAGTACCAAGTACTCCGTGAACCTTTCTACCGCAAAGGTAAAATCAGTACGAGATGAATAGAATTATTAGTTTTGAACTAATGATATATTATCAAGCAACGTATTTATCGAAATCGCATTGGTGTCAGTTACATCTTATAACCAGGGGCTGCTGTTGTAGGAGGTAGTTCCTGGAATTGCCTCATTGTCGCCCGTATAGACAACCATGCAGCGTTTAAGCTAGCAACAGCAAATGAATTTCGTATTACGAATATGATCAaataatatctttttgatGCCGTAAAAATCGTTTCAACTATATTCATCCTAGTATACGTTATTTAAGGGGTTccgtgtgagtcgatgtgcactacgtcgtCAATATTGGTATCTCAAAATAGCATttaaaattataaattttggcgttcattttgtaatcaaatttcataactctttatttatttctaatgaattttgataattatttttgagaggatgtgcacaACGTCATCAGTAGAAAGAAGACCGTCACGCGGACATTTTTtacgtgttttttttcaaatttaagtaTGTTCTATGTAGTTTACAGTTCTTCTAATTTCACAAGTTTAGATTTGTATAATTCCACTTGCAGATGTTCAGTTGAGCTGCGCGTTGCAATccatttcacatttttttccaTCTATATTCGCGATACAAGATACAAATATACAAAACTCCTGACATCGATAAAATGTGTCAGCGCTTCCTGATTGCATCAATAATTGTGAAAGACAATTagattagttttttttctggaaAGGTCATTAGACAACCTCAAGGTCAAAACTACACAATGTATATCAATGAATATTCCGTTgagagtaagtattaatttagAACTGGCTTTAatagtttatttatttgaCCCCGGTTGATCAAGCACTtgttgaatataaaaattccATTGAAGCTTCACTGATTCTATTGTTATATGGAAACGTGGGTGGGATACTAGACACGTGGTTACTATTATACATAGAAGACCCAAAGACCCGAATAAACACGGGAAAGTGGCcgaaaaaatttgattcaacCTATTACAAACATCATGCTTCATTCTTTGAGTTTCTTTGTAGAGTCTTGATATGAAAAACGCAATTGTGATAGCCTGGAAATATCGGAATCGGATACTGATACATTCAGCTTATACTTAGTTATCATTGAATTGAAACCAAGTTCTGTAGCCATTTAGATCGGTAAAACATGAACTATTTAGAATATTGTGAAATAAAAGGGCGAGTCTAATATTTTGGTACCCAGCACCAAGTCTAGTCAAAATCAAATCTTAGTACTCTCGGAATGCTATCATTTAGATTACCCCCATTTCAGAACTGATACCGGGCAAGAACTTTCTCCTAAAATGTGACCTAATACTGTCTGATTATAGTTTTGGATCCGTATGATGAGTGGCATCTAAAATTCCCCTATATTTCTAATGAGGTCGAGTTGTACCTTTTTCACCGGTCGGTCAACGATATTCCACAACACGGACCTGATCATCGACGGTTTTATGACTTACTTGGTTTAATCGCCGGCCATTCTTCTTTCTCGAATCGGAAATCCTCGTAGTCAACGTCTGCGGCGGCGAATATCAGCCTCGCCAATTCTGCTCTTCCTCGTGCGTTGAAATATAACAGACGGTATTTGGTTGGCATCTTACGATGTTTCTGCCTAGTAcaaaaaaatatgataaaacacgatatgataatgatatgaaAGTGGTATCTACGGCGCGGTATAGTAGTGACCTTTCTCTGAAGTCGGGGTCTGATTATTAACGGGTTCTATGTGACAGTTGAGATTAATCTTGATCGCGAGGTTAGCGAACCTACAATATGGAACTGTCGGATTAAATCCCAAATCTGAATACATTGTTCGAGGCTCATCTCTCATCCGAGTGTTTGGAGCAAACGTTCGTCTCAACACGAGCAGAGAACGCGGATGGTGTAGAAGGAACCCCTGAGGATTTTGTGGCGGGTGAAATGGAGGCCATTTATACAAAATATGCGGTTATAGCTGGAAACATGCAGACAATTCCGGGGAACGTTACAGAAATATGAGAAAAGTGCGAAGTGGTCAGAATACTTTCGTTGGTGGAGGGAAGCGTGCACGATGACCTTCTGCGTCTTTAAAAGTGCAACAATTTTAACCAACTCGTTGTTCTACAACTTAAAACACATATCTGAAATATTTGTGCgaactatttttatattttctcacCGCGGGGGCAACAACTGGATCAAGAACGAGTAACGAATATCTTATCTCAAATATTACCCCACGACTATCAATTGTTTGTTTTTACTCCGCTTGTTGCGCAGAAAATTCGacgagaaatgaaaaattcctCGCCTTCGAAGCGCCGCGGATCATGAACACTTCCAGGAATTGAAGGTACCCCCGCTGGccgagaaaaacaaaaaacggaGATTTTCGGCATATCCCTTTTTTTCTCTACGTTTTCTTTGCGACGTAATTCAACTATTTCAAAAAATCTCTTCTTCGcatttctatttatagaaAAACCGCCGAGGAAATGAATGAGTCGTTTACGTCAATTCACAGCAAAACGCAATTAAATCTAAAGTTTTCTTTTATTGCTGCTCAAACGTTAAAAGCGGGAAACGGCCGTCACTGTAAAGACGTTGGGCAGGAAATGCGCTGTAAGAAGTAATTTATGACCAGTAAAGAGAGTGCCCTATCAGCAGCGCAGCCTGTCAGAATGTTGACGTCATGACTTCCGTTTTAAGTAGTATGCACACCTCCTCGTCTGGGgcagaaattatttttaactAAAAACCGcattttattagttttagcgtgaagtaaaacagtttagaaaaaaaaaccgaattgtattagttttagttcgaaataaaaaagtaaaacaagaaaatcagctgaatcaatagtttattttcttttatatcttgaatttagttaaattgatttgattagaACTAATGCTCATTGGTCGTGCCTTAACGGTGCTACCGGGAGTGAAACCTCGTGtcacattttgaaatcggatCGTCGAATTCACATCGTTTAAATTTAAATCGAATCTTAGGCgaagaaaattgataccttgtttctccggtCCGCTGAGTTTAAAGTTGACCCAGCCGCCTATCTGCCCTGtacattatttaaaaaaatcatgattaattcaacaataaccgacccggcagttatagaaatgagcTGATTACGAATTATTAtagtttacaaaagtgacccggTCAAATGGAAGAAACAagatatcatttcattttagtgTTATCAGATCGAGCGTGAAAAACATTGACCCTTTGTATTCTAAGTCTTTTTTTAAACGCCTGATGGCTTCCACGCGCGCGATGTCGACGCTCGAAGTATAAAGAATATATAGATATGATACGAGGTGTTCAAGGTGATGTTATTCTTATAAACTGTCGGAATGAATACACGCAGAACATCACAATTcaagcgaaaaaaaaacaccatCGCCCACCACCATTAGCATCATCCACAATACAATAATGCTGCATATTTCATTCGTCGACTGAATGTCAAGGTCAATGAATTCCTCTCGTTCACTGCCTCATCTCTCTTTCTCGTATATTTAGCTCTTTTCTTCCTCTCGCATTTTGATCAAGAGTCTCTTAAACTGCTCCTTTACTTATGGCCCTTGCGGAAATAGTCAAGGAATACGCGGCAATCTATTAACAGACGTCATCTGTGTCAAGTACAACCAttaaatgtataatttctaAGAATCGTTCTCCGTATCTGAACGGCATCAATATCATATCCAGCAAAAATAAATCGAGGACTTCGCTTCTTACTCAATAAACCATTTAAGCCTATAGCGGCCTTTCTCGAACCTAATAGCCCGTTAGCAGATTGGGTATTTTGGGAATTCGTACAATATCGATCTCGTGATCCGGATGTTACTAGACGAATTATCAGAATTATCATTCGCTAGTGATAATAACCACGCGCGGTGAAATGACCAACACTAATTCACAGTAATCGCTCGTCCAATTAGAGTAACGAGCCAATTACATCTGCGTTACATAGGGTCAAACCTGTCAAATTGCGAGCTGCCAGTCACGACAGCTTCACATTGTAATTTCAGTAATTCTTATTAGACGATTCTCATTAGTTTTAGGTGACGATGTTCTAGTTTAACATCGCCCCGCAATATAAACGAAAAAATAATATGAAGTCCGGAAAATGTTACATCGAGCTAGTGGTAGTTTATCTAACGTTTCgattatattctaatagtcatcttcaggaatacaacagaaattgtgaaatatatatgaacaCAATCCAGAACAAAGAGActttaaataagtttttcgttataattgtgggattttctacACATTACAACAcagatatagtgttttatgaATTGTTATCAACTAGTTATAACAATTTACACAACTGGTCGCTGATCCCGATCGGTTTGGAAATGAGATATTTCCAACGTTTTTCCTTTATACAGAGTAAAATCTCAATCGCgaactgtaaaactggatACTActtcttttttaaaatcattttttctgtTTGCAAAAAACATTGGATGAGATGTTTATAACTAGAAAAAGTCGGTCAGACTGATCAAACCGCACGCCAGACATTCGGCGAATTTGTCGCGTCCGTCGCGTCAAAATCTGATTTATTTGACTATATATCGGAAAATTCCGGGAATTGCCGATGAGTTGTGGTTGTGTGTGACGTAATCAGAACGCCTCCACGCTGATTTCAATAGCGAGCGTTTACTAATACATCCGGGTAgttaaatatgtaaatataaacaaatacgCGAAAGAGAAATGTCAAGGTCGAAGTTTATAACGCGAGTCAGCATGTAAGCTGTTTGGATGAATGAACGTCAGGTTTATGGCTGGTAAACAGTAGTTTTATGATCAGCGAGTAAGCGATAACACTTCAATTACTCAGCAATTAACCACTATCATTGCTGagatataaaaaataaatacgcatagaaaaatagaaaatcgcTTTTCATTCGCAAACGGATTTCCTTCCGGGATCCGATCGTAAAAACGGCGTTTTCTTGTAAATGGAATGAACGACGAGGTTATAATGGTTGGACAGACAGGTAGAAATAAGTCGGCGGTCAATCAGGCGCGTACGCGAAATAAAACACAATTAAGTGAAGTATTCCGTTCTTCGCGTGTTCCTCATTTAGACCAAATTCGTTGGGAAATAAAATATTCGAAAGTACTATTTGATACGCGTATAAAATGTTCGACTTGGATCGAATTGAACCCGTTAGCGAAAAGCACGGCGAATGCAACTATTTGCTAAATCTACGGGGGGTGACTACCTGCAACTAATTTCCTTTATATACAGTTTTATCCTCTGGTAGTTTAAACTCATTCGAAAGCGAAGGTTCAACAAAgttagatatataaatattgcAGCCGCAACGgttttttgtgtttttgttATCCGGATGGGGCTGGTGGTCGTGTTACATGTTCGGCGCGGTCTAATTCGAAATACAAaacatcatatttttcatgattATCAATGACAGCGTTGTGGAGTAAACACGAGTTTTATCAGCATTGATTAAATATAAGGCTATCGACAAAAAATGTTTCGCgttatcaaataaaacaaCTCGATTAACCTTTAAACAATTGTCTATTGTAGATTAGGCATTGTGTATTTAGTTACGACCTATGTGTCGACACTTCACGATTTGGAGCTCGGAAATAATATGTCCACCATATGTTGTGTTAGGGCTCAAACACCCAATGTCAAAACTGTGGTTCATCCTTGGGCGTACACGCTAGACTATATACGTACGTAGTTCATCCAATTCTAAACATTACACCAGTTTTATGTGTTTTCCAGAACTATCCCGACAGTTAGTTTTAGAAAAACCCAATTTTAAAGGTGAACCCCAACAGAAACTGTGTGTTTTTCTAAGTTCAACACCACACAGTTAACACTTTTTACTTGAAAAGGTACTTTCCCCGAACTCAGCACCACGTTTTACACACGATGACCTTGACTGCAGAGAGCATCACGTGTTAAGAGTACAGGACCCGATGGTGATTATTGTTTTTGTTCGCATCAAGTAATTTTACcggaaaaacaaaaacgttCGTATAGTAGAAGGAATGATTTAACCTCCCACGAATAATGAGTGATATCTACATatcagaatccagttccaccgtCCGCGTGTTGTCGGTTATATAGTTGTTGAAGACATTGAAAAAAtggaatgaaaaaattaaaaaagatattagaaaaatctgtTCTTACCTATCCGTCGCTACGAGAGTTCCGTTCACtgtgaaataagaaataaaaacacGATGAAGTTCACTTTGAGTTTAACAAAACAACTGTGAATTATTAGCATCAAACTTTCAGTATCATATACTTTCTAGGCAACCACGTGACACGGGCGAATGTGATATAGTTGATTGGATCGCTCCGTCACCATAATCCCGTCCGCTGATTGGCCGAGATGATAACGgtcgtttttttcaaatgcagATACGTTGATGTAATAACATATCGAAGATCTTGAGGTCGTCTTGGAAAGATTCGATATGCCTTGTTAGAATGCAATAAGCAGTAGCCTCCCCCCTCCGAGGCGATATCAGACAAGGAATGCTtgtaagattattttgataaatggaAAATCTGTCTCTTCAAAGGCGAACCGACGAATACGAATATATAGAGACGCGATGTTCATGTCCGAGATTCAACTCTACCACTTTCCGGAGAAATCCATCATTTATAAATGTTGATTAATAGCTCTCTAAAGTCGGGAGTATAAAAAGTTGATTGTGGAACTCCCTTTGCGTGTAGCTCATCGTATAAGAACGTTTGGTCGGGGGTATGAGGAACCTAATTGGAACTTTCCGGCGCTGTTTCATCGACAGGTAGAGATAATACGGGTCCTACACCCGGACTGAACACGCAAATATCCGTACAAGGATTTATAAAATTTAGCGGAATGACAAATTCGATTACATCCACTGCATAACATCCCGAATTATGACATCACCATTGCCCATCCTCAAACGACTGTAAATTAGACATAATCGAGCCCTGGAGGTCGTTACTATTACTGCCCAACGACATCACAGTGTTAGATGTGATTACTGAACGAATACGCGAGAGAATCATCAAACTCGAGAAATCACTGACACTATTTACGTAATGTTGATTGTATTTGATGCCAATCTGGGCGCGTATAATGAGTTTAACTGGACATAAAATATGAGTGGTTCAGTTTTTGTTCTTGTCGACAACATCTTCGAATCAAAGGTTCAATTAAGTTCGAGAATTGtatctaatgaatgatttacgCACCTCATGACGATTTTACTAAATTAAGACCGTTGAACTGATTCCATAGCCTTATCGTACGGATTTATGTTTCGACCTTTATATAAAATGTGATTCTTATAAACATTCTCAAATCGTTTCGTCGGAATTATGCTTAATAAACAGGGAATGTGAGGTGTAAGATCGCGagtatttcaaaatgtatCTATCAAAAGCGATATTGAATTCAAGTATATTTAACCGATTCGATTAAATATAAAGAGGTTACGAAAACATCTTCGCAGATAAGATATCAGATCAGATATTTTATTTCGACGATCTCTCCTTACGAATTTTCAAGGCGAACAATAACGACTTTGATTGTGAATAACTGTTTTGAACTACGGAAAACTAAGCTCCGCGTTGTCGCGAAATGCTTTTCATTACACGTGAAAAAATAGATGATTTGTTCATACGTCTCACGAAGATGAAACTTCTACTCACGTGTGTTAGAGGCTGGCGTGAATACATGGTGGTTATGTTGACGCGGTTccaaaatcatattcattttgTCGTTGTTTGTAAATTCCCGCATATGAT includes:
- the LOC141904523 gene encoding hematopoietic prostaglandin D synthase-like; translated protein: MREFTNNDKMNMILEPRQHNHHVFTPASNTLNGTLVATDRQKHRKMPTKYRLLYFNARGRAELARLIFAAADVDYEDFRFEKEEWPAIKPTLHFGQVPILEVDGKQINQTYAIARFIATEHGLSGRNRIEAAQVDALVDTLEDMMKPIQIIYSEENNEKRVSLIKSRQTQYMPSTLLSPPELYQTYPRMSATRYLQKNIFQLMGYLVGDDLTWADLSYINCCSWLCLFVPNALDKYPKLRALKDKIEGLPRIAKWLANRPQTDY